One segment of Streptomyces bathyalis DNA contains the following:
- a CDS encoding DUF397 domain-containing protein: MRSTESDLSSAAWRRSSYSDGGGGDCVEVGDGVPGTVPVRDSKRHAGAALRFPAAAWSAFIEDVKRGARQPSR; encoded by the coding sequence ATGCGCAGCACAGAATCCGACCTGAGTTCAGCGGCGTGGCGCAGGAGTTCCTACAGCGACGGCGGGGGCGGCGACTGCGTCGAGGTCGGGGACGGCGTTCCCGGAACCGTGCCGGTGCGGGACAGCAAGCGTCACGCAGGCGCGGCCCTCCGCTTTCCCGCCGCCGCGTGGTCCGCTTTCATCGAGGACGTGAAGCGCGGAGCGAGGCAGCCCTCCCGCTGA